The bacterium genome contains a region encoding:
- a CDS encoding GNAT family N-acetyltransferase has protein sequence MGKLDLREFEKTISVRTLTLEDFDKVTELQLRCFPGMKPWSLDQFESQIRIFSDGQICVEYRGVLVASSSSLILDFDPYKNWHSWKEISDNGYIRNHMMTGNTLYGIEIMVDPEYRGLRLARRLYEARKAIARKYNLRSIILGGRIPGYDKYADQMDAKTYVEKVTNKVLVDPVLTTQIANGFVIKRIIPNYLMADTESRGYATFLEWVNLDYKPDFTFDAKKEIVRISAVQYQMRNINDFDDFAKQCEYFVDVASDYRSDFILFPEMFTMQLLTFLPNLRPGLAVRKLAEYTPKYLELFNHLSVKYNINIIAGSHFTVENEDLFNIAYLFRRDGTIGKQYKLHITPNERKWWGVKPGNVLEVFDTDCGKISIQICYDIEFPELTRIAVEKGAQIVLVPFCTDERYAYLRVRYCAQARCVENQIYAVIAGSVGNLPHVENLDIHYAQSAIFTPSDIPFTRDAIQAEATPNIETVIIDEINLATLQKNRQSGSVLNWNDRRTDLFNVSYQGA, from the coding sequence ATGGGAAAATTGGATCTTAGAGAATTTGAAAAGACCATATCCGTTCGAACGCTTACGCTTGAGGATTTCGATAAAGTTACCGAATTACAGTTGCGCTGTTTTCCGGGAATGAAACCTTGGTCCTTGGATCAATTTGAAAGTCAAATTCGTATTTTTTCAGATGGTCAGATATGCGTAGAATATCGTGGCGTATTGGTGGCCTCTTCATCGAGCCTCATACTTGATTTTGATCCATACAAGAACTGGCACAGCTGGAAAGAAATTTCAGACAACGGTTATATTCGAAATCATATGATGACCGGCAACACTCTGTATGGCATCGAGATTATGGTCGATCCGGAATATCGCGGACTTCGCCTTGCGCGTCGGTTGTATGAGGCGCGAAAAGCGATCGCACGAAAGTACAACTTAAGAAGCATTATTCTCGGAGGTAGAATTCCCGGTTATGATAAATATGCTGACCAGATGGATGCCAAGACGTATGTAGAAAAAGTCACGAATAAGGTACTTGTAGATCCGGTTTTGACCACCCAAATTGCAAACGGATTTGTTATAAAACGCATCATTCCTAACTACTTAATGGCGGACACCGAATCCAGAGGTTATGCTACGTTTCTAGAATGGGTCAATCTTGACTATAAACCCGATTTTACATTTGATGCGAAAAAGGAAATTGTTCGTATATCGGCAGTGCAATATCAAATGCGAAATATTAACGATTTTGATGATTTTGCCAAACAATGCGAATATTTTGTTGATGTTGCATCGGATTACCGGTCCGACTTCATTTTGTTTCCTGAAATGTTCACAATGCAATTACTTACATTTTTGCCCAATCTTCGTCCTGGGCTAGCCGTTAGAAAGTTGGCTGAGTATACTCCTAAGTACCTTGAGTTATTTAATCATCTATCCGTCAAATATAACATAAATATTATTGCAGGTTCTCACTTCACCGTCGAAAATGAAGATTTGTTTAATATCGCTTATTTATTCCGACGTGACGGTACCATCGGTAAGCAATATAAGCTCCATATTACGCCTAATGAGCGAAAATGGTGGGGTGTCAAACCAGGGAATGTACTTGAAGTTTTCGATACCGATTGCGGCAAAATTTCTATACAAATATGTTATGATATTGAGTTTCCTGAATTAACACGAATAGCTGTTGAAAAAGGAGCTCAGATTGTTTTAGTACCGTTTTGTACCGATGAAAGATATGCATATTTACGTGTGCGTTATTGCGCCCAAGCAAGATGTGTCGAAAATCAGATATATGCCGTTATTGCAGGTAGCGTGGGTAATCTGCCGCATGTAGAAAATCTGGATATCCACTATGCCCAGTCGGCTATTTTTACTCCGTCGGACATTCCATTTACGCGCGACGCGATACAAGCCGAAGCTACCCCAAATATTGAGACAGTCATAATTGATGAGATAAATTTAGCCACGTTGCAGAAAAACAGACAATCGGGAAGCGTTTTGAATTGGAATGATCGTCGCACGGACTTGTTCAATGTGAGTTATCAAGGGGCTTAG
- a CDS encoding cation:proton antiporter, giving the protein MQDLSNEKTVQMVKRVASVVVTVVIMIALRYSTLITESDPAVFSVTLLGLMLVLSFNIGKLLSRLNLPTLTIYLITGILCGPFVLGFLSSATIDNLKFIDTLALGLIAFIAGGELRVKELLRLKKVLVSISLMETLVVFIFCAVGFITITPLLPFTQSQTFFLNSLIALIMAALLVANSPAVTIGIIGEYKSNGVLTETILGSVIFKDIIVIVLFATVTTFVMISLDSTAEWSMMVFIKTIGYEIGMSIVAGLGVGFLVYLYIRFIGEQPVLFVIGAAFMSYEIARQFHLEVLLVGVSAGFAVQNFTKQGEALVEHVEESLPIVYPIFFAIAGAKINLPLMLELWYLALFLTVIRVLGIYVGVRKGARLASAPESVQKYAWMGFVSQAGVALGLATIVNNKFPEWGGYLQTILLSVIGINQLVGPILLQRALDKAGEISKPIPQSSILN; this is encoded by the coding sequence ATGCAAGACCTGTCAAACGAAAAAACTGTTCAAATGGTGAAGCGTGTGGCCAGTGTTGTGGTAACCGTCGTTATCATGATAGCTTTGCGCTATTCTACATTGATAACAGAATCGGATCCGGCCGTTTTTTCGGTGACATTGTTGGGTCTAATGCTCGTACTTTCATTTAATATCGGCAAATTACTTTCCAGACTTAACCTTCCGACATTAACCATTTACCTGATAACCGGGATCTTGTGCGGTCCGTTTGTGCTTGGATTCTTGAGTTCTGCTACTATTGATAACCTGAAGTTTATAGATACACTAGCGCTTGGATTGATTGCTTTTATCGCTGGGGGAGAACTCCGTGTTAAAGAGTTATTGAGATTAAAAAAAGTGCTTGTCAGTATTTCGTTAATGGAAACGTTGGTGGTCTTTATATTTTGTGCAGTTGGTTTTATCACAATTACCCCATTATTGCCTTTTACCCAATCTCAGACTTTTTTTTTGAATAGCCTCATTGCATTGATCATGGCCGCATTACTTGTGGCCAATTCCCCGGCTGTAACGATAGGAATCATCGGCGAATATAAAAGCAATGGAGTTTTGACGGAGACCATATTAGGTTCGGTTATTTTTAAAGATATTATTGTTATTGTCTTGTTTGCAACCGTTACAACCTTTGTAATGATTTCGCTCGATTCGACCGCGGAGTGGAGCATGATGGTTTTCATAAAGACGATAGGTTATGAAATCGGGATGTCAATCGTGGCCGGATTGGGTGTTGGATTTCTTGTGTATTTGTACATACGATTTATCGGAGAACAACCCGTTTTATTTGTAATCGGCGCGGCATTTATGTCTTACGAAATAGCGCGCCAATTTCATTTAGAAGTACTTTTGGTCGGTGTGAGTGCAGGTTTTGCGGTTCAAAATTTTACCAAACAAGGGGAAGCATTAGTCGAGCATGTGGAGGAAAGCCTCCCAATCGTTTATCCGATTTTTTTTGCCATCGCAGGAGCGAAGATTAATTTGCCGTTAATGCTTGAATTGTGGTATCTTGCATTGTTTTTGACCGTGATCCGAGTTTTGGGAATTTATGTTGGCGTACGAAAAGGTGCACGCCTGGCATCAGCTCCCGAATCGGTTCAAAAATACGCATGGATGGGTTTTGTTTCACAGGCAGGTGTGGCCTTAGGATTAGCGACAATAGTTAATAACAAATTTCCGGAGTGGGGAGGTTATTTGCAGACAATTCTGTTGTCGGTTATTGGAATAAATCAACTGGTAGGCCCGATCTTACTACAAAGAGCGCTTGATAAAGCCGGAGAAATAAGTAAACCAATTCCTCAAAGCTCTATTTTAAATTAA
- a CDS encoding 6-carboxytetrahydropterin synthase, protein MAKFVVHIAKEYLKFSAAHFTIFSDHALEMLHGHNYYVSLDVEFRDSANGITIDFKHLKKIMEALCDELDEKVLLPSESPYLKIEKRTDNFYVVFHGEGFRKEYQFPCEDVEILPVNNISSEMLAKQLCESFCEKLMQTWHQLKPGREIPETLIAIHVGVEETRGQAVKYIWEY, encoded by the coding sequence ATGGCTAAATTTGTCGTTCATATCGCTAAAGAATATTTGAAATTCAGCGCTGCACATTTTACTATTTTCAGTGACCATGCGTTGGAGATGCTTCACGGGCATAATTACTATGTAAGCCTGGATGTTGAATTTCGGGACAGCGCTAACGGAATCACAATAGATTTTAAACATCTTAAGAAAATCATGGAAGCCTTATGTGACGAATTAGATGAAAAGGTTCTATTGCCATCGGAATCGCCGTATCTAAAGATTGAAAAAAGAACTGACAATTTTTATGTTGTTTTTCACGGTGAAGGATTTAGAAAAGAGTATCAATTTCCGTGCGAAGATGTAGAAATTCTGCCGGTGAATAATATCAGCTCTGAAATGCTTGCAAAACAATTGTGTGAATCGTTTTGTGAAAAACTAATGCAAACATGGCATCAACTTAAACCCGGTCGTGAAATCCCTGAGACATTAATCGCAATACATGTCGGTGTCGAAGAAACACGAGGCCAAGCCGTCAAATACATTTGGGAGTATTGA